A part of Tiliqua scincoides isolate rTilSci1 chromosome 13, rTilSci1.hap2, whole genome shotgun sequence genomic DNA contains:
- the LOC136663872 gene encoding uncharacterized protein produces the protein MALRNHSKAKERNYSVEFAVKASEAVWLDVMGSLTSSAEQSQVVVEANIDPKEQVKLAASKDKQCLQYYMGYSKGSAEDGLEFTACTDGRQQAVLSAHLVTNGATREEMGHLALKAVNQSLSLEAHGCGDPVLKIESKLIEMAATLQRSLLVKLKNLEERFGDFRKSVQHIDFLSGAAGWPVNALQEAAGTLQNGARGIAQIWKQSGVKQALQHSLPLYLGRIQGFLQQMQNELRRPLTTLKDAYYDATLKPLDEVWRQKTEEYLKKLQAFVPTIVKDVWLMEPIQVSLRVLKTGLDLVTQQVLSWAEDKLSRAVGKLQKPLSNLYRFSARNCSVAVRLPVVMSNGEPTLDLANVTNYLIEEKLMKPFWSLYHINPAAEYYRFKQTMMESPFEHHALLMGSKHLRTFDGSFYSLSTNCSVLLAKDFVNDAFTVILNQDGKGLPSLHVNMNGTTVVIHPEQKTYQKFNISWMEENCQSLDMHLEESGVAVRRELDDIEVSSTNGVRFSCSLRYDLCTLNLDGWHHGTSAGLFGTNDNEGGNEWMLPDHSYAGSLQEFMHGWQVSHQCPPVKKTDKSCPSRWSSQICKTFFQDSNSILRNCFSVVDPEPFYRLCTADMCELHNIKPACALAAAFIHLCNRNFVPLVIPQQCDRELRLGDST, from the exons ATGGCTTTAAGGAATCATAGCAAAGCCAAAGAGAGGAACTATTCCGTGGAATTTGCT GTAAAAGCATCCGAGGCTGTTTGGCTGGACGTGATGGGAAGCCTGACTTCCTCGGCCGAGCAAAGCCAGGTTGTGGTGGAAGCAAACATTGACCCCAAAGAGCAAGTGAAGCTAGCAGCTTCCAAAGACAAGCAGTGCCTTCAATATTACATGGGATATTCCAAGG GAAGTGCAGAGGACGGACTTGAGTTCACAGCTTGCACAGATGGGCGACAGCAAGCCGTGCTGAGTGCCCACCTCGTCACGAATGGAGCAACACGAGAGGAAATGGGGCATCTGGCCCTCAAAGCCGTGAACCAAAGTTTGAGCTTGGAGGCCCATGGCTGTGGAGATCCTGTCCTTAAGATCGAG TCCAAGCTGATTGAAATGGCAGCCACCCTGCAACGCAGCCTGCTGGTGAAGCTCAAGAACTTGGAGGAGCGCTTTGGGGACTTCAGAAAATCA GTACAGCACATTGATTTCCTGTCTGGTGCTGCTGGCTGGCCGGTGAATGCCCTCCAGGAAGCGGCAGGGACCCTCCAAAACGGGGCCAGAGGAATCGCCCAGATATGGAAACAGAGCGGAGTCAAGCAGGCTCTGCAGCACAGCCTCCCGCTTTACCTGGGCAGAATTCAAGGCTTCCTCCAGCAAATGCAGAATGAATTACGAA GACCCTTAACGACCCTGAAGGATGCTTATTACGATGCGACTTTGAAACCCTTGGATGAAGTGTGGCGGCAAAAGACCGAAGAGTATCTGAAGAAGCTCCAGGCGTTTGTGCCCACCATTGTCAAGGACGTATGGCTGATGGAACCGATCCAGGTTTCACTCAGGGTGCTGAAGACAGGCTTGGATCTG GTAACACAACAGGTGCTCAGCTGGGCCGAAGACAAGCTCTCCAGAGCAGTGGGCAAGCTCCAAAAGCCTTTATCAAACCTTTATCGATTTTCTGCCAG AAACTGTTCGGTGGCAGTGAGATTGCCGGTGGTGATGTCCAACGGAGAGCCCACGCTGGACCTGGCCAACGTGACAAACTATCTGATTGAGGAGAAACTTATGAAGCCCTTTTGGAGCCTGTATCACATCAACCCTGCTGCAGAATATTACAGGTTCAAGCAGACCATGATGGAAAGCCCATTTGAGC ATCATGCTTTGTTGATGGGGAGCAAGCACCTGAGGACATTTGACGGGAGCTTCTACAGCTTGTCTACCAATTGCAGTGTGTTGCTGGCTAAGGATTTTGTGAACGATGCATTTACGGTCATATTAAACCAAGACGGAAAGGGGCTGCCATCACTACACGTAAACATGAATGGCACGACTGTCGTGATCCACCCAGAACAGAAG ACGTACCAAAAGTTCAATATTTCCTGGATGGAGGAGAACTGTCAAAGTCTTGATATGCATCTTGAAGAAAGTGGTGTTGCTGTCCGAAGAGAACTGGATGATATTGAAGTATCCAGTACCAATGGGGTCCGGTTCTCATGCAGCCTTCGTTACGACCTCTGTACGCTCAACTTGGATGGATGGCATCATG GAACTTCTGCTGGGCTCTTTGGTACCAATGACAATGAAGGTGGCAATGAATGGATGCTTCCGGATCATTCCTATGCTGGCAGCTTGCAGGAATTCATGCATGGGTGGCAG GTGAGCCACCAGTGTCCTCCGGTGAAGAAGACAGACAAGTCCTGTCCTAGCAGGTGGAGCTCCCAAATCTGCAAAACCTTTTTCCAAGATTCCAACTCTATTTTAAGGAACTGCTTCAGCGTG GTGGATCCGGAACCATTCTACAGACTGTGCACTGCTGACATGTGCGAATTGCACAACATCAAACCTGCCTGTGCTTTGGCAGCAGCCTTCATACATCTCTGCAACAGAAACTTTGTGCCTTTAGTGATACCGCAACAGTGTG atcgGGAACTGAGGCTGGGAGACAGCACCTAA